GCACGTTTGTGTCGCCAATCACTTCCACACCGAACTTACGCACTACATCCAGCATCGATTTCTGAGTTAACTCGATACCTTCGATCATGGCGGCTAAATCGGCGTTGGACTTATCTGCCACTTCCAGAGCACGGTCCAGGCTGTCGATAACCGGCAGCAGCTCGTTGACAAACTTGTCCAGCGCGAACTTGTGCGCTTTCTCAATATCCAGTTCGGTACGACGGCGAAGGTTTTCCATTTCCGCTTTATTGCGTAACACGCTGTCACGCTCGCGCTGCTGAACTTCTTCCAGTTGCGCTGTTAAATCGGCAATTTGTTCAT
This genomic window from Buttiauxella gaviniae contains:
- the grpE gene encoding nucleotide exchange factor GrpE; this encodes MSSKDQKTPDEQVSDEIAMESHEEVEAVEGAEVVDPRDEQIADLTAQLEEVQQRERDSVLRNKAEMENLRRRTELDIEKAHKFALDKFVNELLPVIDSLDRALEVADKSNADLAAMIEGIELTQKSMLDVVRKFGVEVIGDTNVPFNPDVHQAIAMVESEDVAPNHVLMVMQKGYTLNGRTLRAAMVSVAKAK